The sequence GGGCGAAGGCGAAAACGGCTTTGGCGTCCGGGCAGACCCCGCGAATGACCAGTCGCCGATCGCGGCTGAGCTGGATCGAGGAGAGGATCATGCCCGGCGGCACGTGCGGGCACAGGTCGGCCAGGATCCCTTCGGGATCGATGCGGTACTTCTCGAGCCGCCGCATCGCTTGAACCGACGGGTCAAATTCGGAGAGGATATTGGGATCGTTTTCGGCGTTCTGGATGAAGCGATCCATGCGGCTGTTCTCAGCGGCCAGCGCGCCCACGTGGATCAGCGCCGCGACCGCGATCAGCGCCGCGGCGACCGCGCCGCCGATTCGCAGCGAGAGGAATCGCCGAAAGCCGACCGGCTGAGCGCGGGCGGACCGGCGCGGCCGAACGGCCAAGCGGATCATCGTCTCGTACTCGAAGCGTCCGGCAAAGGCCAGGCCGATCGGCAGGGCCCATTCGGCGAAGACCTCCGCGGCAACCGGCTGGTCCGATTCGTCCACGAGATTGGCGGCGGGCAACGCGGGCTGAAAGGCAACGCCCAGCCGTCGGCCAAGGTCGTCGGCGAGGGCGGACGTGCCCGCCTGTCCGCACCAGAGGATGCGGGTGATCCCGGCGATCGGCGTTTCAGCCTCAACGGCCTGCTGGAGACTACGAGCGAGGCAGTCGCCGGAAAGGTCGCTCACGGCCATTCGTCGGACCGAGGTCACGTGGCCGCCGGCGAGAACGGCGAAAGTCCACTCGCTTCCGTCGGCGACGAGCAGGATCTCGTGACCATCGCCGATCGGTTCCGATATCGCGTGGCGGCGAAGGCCGCCGAAGGCCTCAGCCGTCGTGGTCAGCAGATCCGGAGCGAAGCCCGCACCGGCAAGCTGGCTCACGGCTGACGAGACGACCTGGTTTCGGGCCGCCTCGACCAGCACCTCCACGCCGCCGTCGCCGCCCTTTCGAGTCGTGCGGCGATAGCCCCACTGCACGCCATCGAGCCCGACGGGAAGGTCGGCCTCCAGGCGATGGGCAATCACGGCGCGGAGCCGCTGGTCGTCCATTTCGGGCACGGCGAAGCGGCGACTGATGACGCCCGATCGTCCGACGGCGGCGAGGCGCAAGAGGCTATCCGGCTCATGCGTACTCGGCGATGCCAGAACGGCGCGCTCGGCGGTAAAGACGCCGCCGGCGGTGCGCACGAGGCGGGCACGCCGGCCGTCAAAACGGAGTTCGACCTGGCGGTACTGCCGACCGGTGAGCGTTGTGGCGGATATGGTACTGCTGGTCATGATGCTACGGGCTCTCCTGCCAGTATAGGATTCGCGGCGACCGGCCTCCGCGGTCGACGACGCACTCGATGGCGCCGCGGGCCAGACCCGAAGCCGACCGTCCGACGCTGACGATGCGAAAGACATTGGACCGGATCGTCACGCTGTTTTCGAGCTTGCCGAACGCGCTGCGGTCGATGCCGTCTACGTCGAGCAATTCGCCGACCGATTCGAAGTAACCGATCGCATCGCGCCGGCGGATGACGGCGTCGGCGGTTTCCTCGCTGAGGCTGGGCAGCGTGCGAATCACCACGGCCGGCGCGGTGTTGATGTTGATCCGTCCGGACAGTATTTCGTCGTCGACGAGCGTGATCTGGTCGACGATGGCTTTGAACATCGTCTCGGTAACCGCTGAGTCCTTCTCGGACGGCGAGCGGTCGTGGAAATCCTCATCGGCGCCCGCGGTCTCCGGATGGCGTTTAACCTCGAGAAGATCGACCAGGTGCTCGAACTGCTTCTGCTCGCGGGCCTTGATGATCGACTTGGCCGCCCAGGCCTCGAGGTCCAGCCGCTGGGCCAGCGAGGACTCATCGGCTGTCTTGATGTTAAGCCGCCGGTCGCCGTCGGCGTTGACGTTGCGCTCGTAGCTGTAGACGGTCAGGTACGTCGCCCAACCCTGCGTCAGCCGCCCGTCGCCGTTGTCGGGCGGATCGGAAGCCAGCCCGTCGTCCTCGGCGGCGTCGAGCAGGCCGTTGAGATTGACGTCCTCGCCGTAGAACAGATCCTCGGTCACGTCGCGGACCAACAGCAGTTCGCGAACGGTGCGGAACGGACCGTTGCGGATGTTGTAGGGGTGGGCGAGGGCCAGGTAGTGGCTGCGCTCGATGCCGTCGGCTTCGGGTTCTTCATTGTCGTCGCGCCAGTCGATGATCGCGGAGGCGATCGGCGAGGTCATGTCCGGAAGCTTCATGAGCTGCTCATGGCTCGCCGCGTTCAGGTTGAGCTTGGCGCTTTCGTCGGTCGCGCCGTAGATCGTGAGCATCGCGTCCTGGTCGCCGTGGACGACACTGAACGTCCCGCCCGCCAGTTCGCGGTCCTCGAACGCGGTCGGATTGTCGGCCCAGGAATCGTCGAGGCAGTCCACGTCGGCCAGATCGTCGGTGAGTTCCGCGATCGCCCGCTCGACGCCCGCCCGGGCCAGCCATCGCGCAGCGCAGCGGTCGTTGCGGATCATCGCGACGGCGGTGTTCTGCCGGACCGCGAAGGCCAGGCCGCCCGCGACGAGGGCCAGGACGGCGATCGCCCACAGGACCAGGACGAGCACCATCGCCCGGTCGGGTCGCGTTCTCGGATGATGCGCTCGCCGGTTCACGGATTGCCTCGCGGATTCGGCTGACGGGTCGCGCCGATCGCGACCACGGTGGACAGCGTCAGCACGTCGGGTTTGCGGTCCAGACGCGAGTCATCGGCGACGGCGGCGACGGTCACGCGGACGGCCCGCGGCGGAGCGGGCTGCTCGACCCACTCCCGCTGCCACTGGTCGCCGTCGTAGTACTCGAAACTCAGGTCGATGATGCCCTCAGCCACCACGGTGGCCAACCCGCCGTCCTCCGGCTCGTCGTCCAGTGCGTGGTCGCGGCGGCACAGCAGCGCCGGATACTCCCGTCCCGGAAGCGTCGCCAACGAGAAACTCGTCTCCTGCTGGTCCGACTCCGGGCCCTCGGGCCGACAGCGGCGCTGGTCGATCACCAGCAGGTCGATCCGATCACCCGGCTCGCCGCGATCGCCGGGCCGACCGACCAGCACGGGATCGTCGCCCTGGACGTCGCGCCGAATGTTGCGAAGTGCACTCGTGACGCACTCGATGGCCTGGCGGGCCTGACAGAGCCTCTGGCCGCGCCGATCCACCGATTCGCGGGCGCTGGTGAGCGAACGGACGGCGCTGACGGCTGAGACCACCAGCAGACCCGATATCGTGATCGCCAGCAGCAGCTCGACGAGCGTGAACGCCGTCCGCGTCGACTTTTGGATTCTGGTTGTCTGGATCATCCGCCGCATTCGTCTACCGTTCCTGCGCGACCGGCTGGCGGTCGCTGGGAAGCTCGTCGACACCAAGCTGAACGGCCTCGTAGTCGTTCAGCAGTGTGGCCAGTTTCACCGTGCCGCTGTCGGTGGCGGTCTGCCACGTGACCGCGACCTGCACGTCGAACAGCTCTCCCGCGGTCAGCGACTCGATGGCCACTTCCCACTCGAAGTCCACGTTGCCGCGGGCCTCGACGCCCTTGGCGGGCTGGCCGAGCGTCCAGATGTGCGGGCCAATCATCGCCACCTGGTTCATCAGTTCCTCAGCCAGATAGACCGCCGCCGTCCGGTGCTCGCACCGCTGCTGATTCCGCAGGCCCAGCGTGGCTGACGACATCAGCCCAACCACGCCCACGCCCAGAAGTACCGTGGCGGCCAGGGCCTCGATCAGCGTCAGGCCGCGGACACGCCGTCGGCGAGCGTGTTGTTCACCTTGTGCCCGGTTTATCAACATCACAGTGTTGTCCGTCGAACGACCCGTTGTCCTGGTCGTCAATCTCCAAGATCGAACTGGTCAGCCACCGCCTCAGCGTCGCCGGCCGGTTCGAAGGCCACGCGGCCGCTGTGAGTATGGATCACCAGCAGATAATCGCAGCCGTCGCAGCGAACGCGGATCGACGCGCCGCTGCTCGTGCCGTCGGGATAGAACCGCAGTTGCCGCACGCCGGAACTCCAGAATGTCCCGTCGCCGCCGCGGCAGCCCAGCAGTTCCATGCTCTCGGCGAGGCGTCCGGGCTTGAGGTACGAGGTCCGCAGCAACTCGCCCTGACCGTCCTTCTCGGCCGGTTCGACCACCGCGTAGGCCTTGCGGTCCAGATCGATCTCGACCGCAAGCTCGCGGCCCTCGGCCGCCGCCAACTCGCGGACCGTGCGGACGGTGTGCTTGAACCGCGCCACGGCCTCGCGCATCTGTCCGCTTTCCATCGAGCGGCCCATTCGCGGCACGATCAGCCCGGCCGTCACCGTCAGCAGGACGACCACGACGATCAGTTCGATCAACGTGACCGCGCGGCGTGCGAGTCCTTTGGTTTCTGGACAATTATCTCGCTGCATGGCTTGCGACTCTCAGCGGCGTCGGCCTCACCAGTTGCCGATGTCCTTGTTTTCGTCTTCGCCGCCCTCCTGCCGGTCGGCGCCGAACGTCAGCAGATCGAAGTCCGAGTTGCGCTGACCGGGAAAGACGTAGATGTACTCGACGCCCCACGGGTCGATGATGTCCTTGTCCTTGACGTACGGGCCCTTCCACGCCTCGGCCACGTCGGGCGGCGCCTGGACCAGGGCCCGCATGCCTTCCGACGCTGTGGGAAAACGCCCGCAGTCGGTGTAGAACTCCAGGACCTTGGCCTCGAGCGTCCCGATGTTCTGTTGGGCCACAGCCTGCCGGGCCCCGCCGATCCGGCCGATGAACCGCGGCACGATCAGGGCGGCCAGGATACCGATGATGACCATCACGACAATAAACTCGATCAGGGTGAACGCCCGCTGCATCGTGCGACGGCGTCTGCGATTATTCCGTTCGATCATGGACTAACCTCCAACTCCGACAGTCTGGAATTCGACGATGGCCAGCACCAGGCCGGCCACGATAAAGCCGATGATGCCCGCCAACGCCAGGATCATCAGTACCGGCAGTATGGTCACCACGCGGTCGAGGGTCACTCGCGCCTCGGCCTCGTGAATGTCCGCCGCCTTAAGCAGCATCTCGTGAAGCCGTCCGGTGTTCTCGCCAATCCGCACCATCTGGATCAGCAGCGGGCGGAACAGGCCGCTCCGCTGCAGCGGCCGGGCGATCGACTCGCCGGACTGGATCGAGGCGGCCACACTCTCCATCGCCTGGCGCATCGCCGCGTTCTGGACCGTCTCCTTGGCCGCCGCCAGGGCCTCGGTGATCGTCACGCCGCCGCGGACGAGAATGCCCATGCTCCGGGCGAAACGCGATGACTCGGTCTGGGCGATCAGCCGTCCCCAGATCGGCACGCGAAGCTTGAACCGGTCCCACCTGGGCCGTCCCGGGCCCTGCAAAACCCAATGCCGAAACGCGAAAACGCCCGTCGCGACGGCCGCCAGCAGCAGATACCACCAGTCGCGTACGAAATCGCCCGCGCCCATCATGATCCGCGTCGGCAGCGGCAGCAGCATCGTGTCAGTACCCAGCGACTCGATGATCCGCGGCACGATCACGGCCACGATGATGACCACCGACGCCAATCCGACCAGCAGCAGGATCGACGGGTAGATCGAAGCCGTACGCACCCGGTCGCGCAGATCGTTTTGGCGCTCCAGCATCTCGGCGAGCTGACCGAGCATGGTATCGAGCATGCCGCCGGTCTCGCCCACGCGGACCATCCGGATGTACAGCGGCGAGAATATCCGCGGATGCTCGTTCATGGCGTCCGAGAGGCTGCGGCCGTGTTGAACGTCGCCGGCCAACCGGCCGAGCAGTTCGCGCGACGGCCGGTGGTGCAGTTCCTGCTGCATGACGTCCAACGCGTGCATCAACGTCAATCCGGCCTCGAGCGACGTGGCGAGCTGGCGGGTCAGGATGGCGAGCTGCTTGCTGCCGATCCGCAAACGGTTCGAGCCCGGCGTCTCCGACAGCGCCGCCCGCTGGGACTTGGCGTCAATCCGGGTCACGCAGGCGTCCTGCCGGGCCAGTTCGCGTAGCGCCGCCGTCCGGTCCGGCGCCTCCAGTTCGCCGGAGACCTCTCGTCCGCTTAAGTCCACCGCCTTGTAGACAAACGTCGCCATGCTCTGCTCGTCAGTGTATCCGGTTCATGCCATCGGCGCCTCGGGCGGCGGTCAGTCGGCATGCGGCGTCTGGCCGACCACGTCCTGCGTGACCCGCCAGACCTCTTCCAGCGTGGTGGCGCCGGCCAGGACCTTGCGGTAGCCGTCG comes from Phycisphaerae bacterium and encodes:
- a CDS encoding prepilin-type N-terminal cleavage/methylation domain-containing protein gives rise to the protein MIQTTRIQKSTRTAFTLVELLLAITISGLLVVSAVSAVRSLTSARESVDRRGQRLCQARQAIECVTSALRNIRRDVQGDDPVLVGRPGDRGEPGDRIDLLVIDQRRCRPEGPESDQQETSFSLATLPGREYPALLCRRDHALDDEPEDGGLATVVAEGIIDLSFEYYDGDQWQREWVEQPAPPRAVRVTVAAVADDSRLDRKPDVLTLSTVVAIGATRQPNPRGNP
- the gspG gene encoding type II secretion system major pseudopilin GspG yields the protein MIERNNRRRRRTMQRAFTLIEFIVVMVIIGILAALIVPRFIGRIGGARQAVAQQNIGTLEAKVLEFYTDCGRFPTASEGMRALVQAPPDVAEAWKGPYVKDKDIIDPWGVEYIYVFPGQRNSDFDLLTFGADRQEGGEDENKDIGNW